From the genome of Papaver somniferum cultivar HN1 chromosome 2, ASM357369v1, whole genome shotgun sequence, one region includes:
- the LOC113349167 gene encoding probable transcriptional regulatory protein At2g25830 isoform X2: MGSSVRVFGSVLHKFSNGVSSKCPISSFSLQRTCLLGNYLTSSSSSTWVSFELKPKQHSARKIMTFSPVCMGRRSSKIAGRKGAQDAKKAKRYGKIGKEIVSAVKKGGPNPVSNTILATILEKAKELDVPKDILERNIKRASEKGQEAYIERLYEVYGYGGVGMVVEVLTDNVNRSVAAVRAVVKDCGGKMADSGSIMFKFRRARVANVKVTDAEKDQILTVALDSGAEDVIEPTIHEDDSDDDDSERYYKIICPAENYTDIVSKLREEGIAFESENEMLPLTTIERIGTDGGSGKHRLRMVAFGNLYNAFM; the protein is encoded by the exons ATGGGTTCTTCAGTGAGAGTATTTGGATCAGTTCTTCACAAATTCTCCAATGGGGTTTCCTCAAAATGCCCTatctcatcattttctctccaaa GAACGTGTTTATTGGGTAATTATttaacttcttcatcttcttctacatgGGTTTCGTTTGAATTGAAGCCTAAACAACACtctgcaagaaagataatgacaTTCTCTCCTGTCTGTATGGGCAGGCGTTCTAGCAAAATTGCTGGAAGAAAG GGTGCTCAAGATGCTAAGAAAGCAAAGCGATATGGGAAGATTGGAAAAGAAATCGTATCAGC AGTAAAAAAAGGTGGTCCGAATCCTGTATCAAATACAATTCTGGCTACCATACTGGAGAAAGCTAAGGAACTTGATGTACCAAAAGATATTTTAGAGCGCAATATTAAAAGGGCATCTGAGAAGGGACAAGAGGCTTACATAGAAAGATTATATGAG GTATATGGTTACGGTGGAGTAGGAATGGTAGTTGAGGTCTTAACTGATAACGTAAACAGATCGGTGGCAGCTGTACGGGCGGTGGTTAAGGATTGTGGTGGAAAGATGGCAGATTCAGGTTCAATCATGTTTAAATTTAGACGTGCACGTGTTGCGAATGTAAAGGTTACAGATGCTGAAAAAGATCAGATCCTTACGGTTGCATTAGATTCCGGTGCTGAGGATGTTATTGAACCCACAATCCATGAAGATGACTCAGACGATGATGACTCGGAAAG GTACTATAAGATCATATGTCCAGCAGAGAACTATACAGATATAGTGTCTAAGCTTCGGGAGGAAGGAATAGCTTTTGAGTCAGAAAATGAGATGCTCCCTTTAACAACTATCGAG AGAATCGGAACCGATGGAGGAAG TGGAAAACACCGTTTGCGAATGGTGGCATTTGGGAACCTGTACAATGCTTTCATGTGA
- the LOC113349167 gene encoding probable transcriptional regulatory protein At2g25830 isoform X1, which yields MGSSVRVFGSVLHKFSNGVSSKCPISSFSLQRTCLLGNYLTSSSSSTWVSFELKPKQHSARKIMTFSPVCMGRRSSKIAGRKGAQDAKKAKRYGKIGKEIVSAVKKGGPNPVSNTILATILEKAKELDVPKDILERNIKRASEKGQEAYIERLYEVYGYGGVGMVVEVLTDNVNRSVAAVRAVVKDCGGKMADSGSIMFKFRRARVANVKVTDAEKDQILTVALDSGAEDVIEPTIHEDDSDDDDSERYYKIICPAENYTDIVSKLREEGIAFESENEMLPLTTIEVDDEAMDLNKDLMSKLLELDDVDAVYADQQ from the exons ATGGGTTCTTCAGTGAGAGTATTTGGATCAGTTCTTCACAAATTCTCCAATGGGGTTTCCTCAAAATGCCCTatctcatcattttctctccaaa GAACGTGTTTATTGGGTAATTATttaacttcttcatcttcttctacatgGGTTTCGTTTGAATTGAAGCCTAAACAACACtctgcaagaaagataatgacaTTCTCTCCTGTCTGTATGGGCAGGCGTTCTAGCAAAATTGCTGGAAGAAAG GGTGCTCAAGATGCTAAGAAAGCAAAGCGATATGGGAAGATTGGAAAAGAAATCGTATCAGC AGTAAAAAAAGGTGGTCCGAATCCTGTATCAAATACAATTCTGGCTACCATACTGGAGAAAGCTAAGGAACTTGATGTACCAAAAGATATTTTAGAGCGCAATATTAAAAGGGCATCTGAGAAGGGACAAGAGGCTTACATAGAAAGATTATATGAG GTATATGGTTACGGTGGAGTAGGAATGGTAGTTGAGGTCTTAACTGATAACGTAAACAGATCGGTGGCAGCTGTACGGGCGGTGGTTAAGGATTGTGGTGGAAAGATGGCAGATTCAGGTTCAATCATGTTTAAATTTAGACGTGCACGTGTTGCGAATGTAAAGGTTACAGATGCTGAAAAAGATCAGATCCTTACGGTTGCATTAGATTCCGGTGCTGAGGATGTTATTGAACCCACAATCCATGAAGATGACTCAGACGATGATGACTCGGAAAG GTACTATAAGATCATATGTCCAGCAGAGAACTATACAGATATAGTGTCTAAGCTTCGGGAGGAAGGAATAGCTTTTGAGTCAGAAAATGAGATGCTCCCTTTAACAACTATCGAG GTAGATGATGAAGCAATGGATTTGAACAAAGACCTTATGTCTAAATTACTTGAActtgatgatgttgatgctgtTTATGCAGACCAACAGTGA
- the LOC113349167 gene encoding probable transcriptional regulatory protein At2g25830 isoform X5, with protein MPYLIIFSPKNVFIGRSSKIAGRKGAQDAKKAKRYGKIGKEIVSAVKKGGPNPVSNTILATILEKAKELDVPKDILERNIKRASEKGQEAYIERLYEVYGYGGVGMVVEVLTDNVNRSVAAVRAVVKDCGGKMADSGSIMFKFRRARVANVKVTDAEKDQILTVALDSGAEDVIEPTIHEDDSDDDDSERYYKIICPAENYTDIVSKLREEGIAFESENEMLPLTTIEVDDEAMDLNKDLMSKLLELDDVDAVYADQQ; from the exons ATGCCCTatctcatcattttctctccaaa GAACGTGTTTATTGG GCGTTCTAGCAAAATTGCTGGAAGAAAG GGTGCTCAAGATGCTAAGAAAGCAAAGCGATATGGGAAGATTGGAAAAGAAATCGTATCAGC AGTAAAAAAAGGTGGTCCGAATCCTGTATCAAATACAATTCTGGCTACCATACTGGAGAAAGCTAAGGAACTTGATGTACCAAAAGATATTTTAGAGCGCAATATTAAAAGGGCATCTGAGAAGGGACAAGAGGCTTACATAGAAAGATTATATGAG GTATATGGTTACGGTGGAGTAGGAATGGTAGTTGAGGTCTTAACTGATAACGTAAACAGATCGGTGGCAGCTGTACGGGCGGTGGTTAAGGATTGTGGTGGAAAGATGGCAGATTCAGGTTCAATCATGTTTAAATTTAGACGTGCACGTGTTGCGAATGTAAAGGTTACAGATGCTGAAAAAGATCAGATCCTTACGGTTGCATTAGATTCCGGTGCTGAGGATGTTATTGAACCCACAATCCATGAAGATGACTCAGACGATGATGACTCGGAAAG GTACTATAAGATCATATGTCCAGCAGAGAACTATACAGATATAGTGTCTAAGCTTCGGGAGGAAGGAATAGCTTTTGAGTCAGAAAATGAGATGCTCCCTTTAACAACTATCGAG GTAGATGATGAAGCAATGGATTTGAACAAAGACCTTATGTCTAAATTACTTGAActtgatgatgttgatgctgtTTATGCAGACCAACAGTGA
- the LOC113349167 gene encoding probable transcriptional regulatory protein At2g25830 isoform X3: MPYLIIFSPNFFSGTCLLGNYLTSSSSSTWVSFELKPKQHSARKIMTFSPVCMGRRSSKIAGRKGAQDAKKAKRYGKIGKEIVSAVKKGGPNPVSNTILATILEKAKELDVPKDILERNIKRASEKGQEAYIERLYEVYGYGGVGMVVEVLTDNVNRSVAAVRAVVKDCGGKMADSGSIMFKFRRARVANVKVTDAEKDQILTVALDSGAEDVIEPTIHEDDSDDDDSERYYKIICPAENYTDIVSKLREEGIAFESENEMLPLTTIEVDDEAMDLNKDLMSKLLELDDVDAVYADQQ, translated from the exons ATGCCCTatctcatcattttctctccaaa TTTCTTTTCAGGAACGTGTTTATTGGGTAATTATttaacttcttcatcttcttctacatgGGTTTCGTTTGAATTGAAGCCTAAACAACACtctgcaagaaagataatgacaTTCTCTCCTGTCTGTATGGGCAGGCGTTCTAGCAAAATTGCTGGAAGAAAG GGTGCTCAAGATGCTAAGAAAGCAAAGCGATATGGGAAGATTGGAAAAGAAATCGTATCAGC AGTAAAAAAAGGTGGTCCGAATCCTGTATCAAATACAATTCTGGCTACCATACTGGAGAAAGCTAAGGAACTTGATGTACCAAAAGATATTTTAGAGCGCAATATTAAAAGGGCATCTGAGAAGGGACAAGAGGCTTACATAGAAAGATTATATGAG GTATATGGTTACGGTGGAGTAGGAATGGTAGTTGAGGTCTTAACTGATAACGTAAACAGATCGGTGGCAGCTGTACGGGCGGTGGTTAAGGATTGTGGTGGAAAGATGGCAGATTCAGGTTCAATCATGTTTAAATTTAGACGTGCACGTGTTGCGAATGTAAAGGTTACAGATGCTGAAAAAGATCAGATCCTTACGGTTGCATTAGATTCCGGTGCTGAGGATGTTATTGAACCCACAATCCATGAAGATGACTCAGACGATGATGACTCGGAAAG GTACTATAAGATCATATGTCCAGCAGAGAACTATACAGATATAGTGTCTAAGCTTCGGGAGGAAGGAATAGCTTTTGAGTCAGAAAATGAGATGCTCCCTTTAACAACTATCGAG GTAGATGATGAAGCAATGGATTTGAACAAAGACCTTATGTCTAAATTACTTGAActtgatgatgttgatgctgtTTATGCAGACCAACAGTGA
- the LOC113349167 gene encoding probable transcriptional regulatory protein At2g25830 isoform X4 → MGFPQNALSHHFLSKFLFRNVFIGRSSKIAGRKGAQDAKKAKRYGKIGKEIVSAVKKGGPNPVSNTILATILEKAKELDVPKDILERNIKRASEKGQEAYIERLYEVYGYGGVGMVVEVLTDNVNRSVAAVRAVVKDCGGKMADSGSIMFKFRRARVANVKVTDAEKDQILTVALDSGAEDVIEPTIHEDDSDDDDSERYYKIICPAENYTDIVSKLREEGIAFESENEMLPLTTIEVDDEAMDLNKDLMSKLLELDDVDAVYADQQ, encoded by the exons ATGGGGTTTCCTCAAAATGCCCTatctcatcattttctctccaaa TTTCTTTTCAGGAACGTGTTTATTGG GCGTTCTAGCAAAATTGCTGGAAGAAAG GGTGCTCAAGATGCTAAGAAAGCAAAGCGATATGGGAAGATTGGAAAAGAAATCGTATCAGC AGTAAAAAAAGGTGGTCCGAATCCTGTATCAAATACAATTCTGGCTACCATACTGGAGAAAGCTAAGGAACTTGATGTACCAAAAGATATTTTAGAGCGCAATATTAAAAGGGCATCTGAGAAGGGACAAGAGGCTTACATAGAAAGATTATATGAG GTATATGGTTACGGTGGAGTAGGAATGGTAGTTGAGGTCTTAACTGATAACGTAAACAGATCGGTGGCAGCTGTACGGGCGGTGGTTAAGGATTGTGGTGGAAAGATGGCAGATTCAGGTTCAATCATGTTTAAATTTAGACGTGCACGTGTTGCGAATGTAAAGGTTACAGATGCTGAAAAAGATCAGATCCTTACGGTTGCATTAGATTCCGGTGCTGAGGATGTTATTGAACCCACAATCCATGAAGATGACTCAGACGATGATGACTCGGAAAG GTACTATAAGATCATATGTCCAGCAGAGAACTATACAGATATAGTGTCTAAGCTTCGGGAGGAAGGAATAGCTTTTGAGTCAGAAAATGAGATGCTCCCTTTAACAACTATCGAG GTAGATGATGAAGCAATGGATTTGAACAAAGACCTTATGTCTAAATTACTTGAActtgatgatgttgatgctgtTTATGCAGACCAACAGTGA